The following is a genomic window from Rhodothermales bacterium.
CCATACGTCGACTTCTAACGAGCAAGGGCGGCGATGCTGTGGCCGTCCTTGATGCCGGAACCGGCCTGGGCCAGTTCGCCTGCTACACGGCCTCAAGATTTCCGGCTGCGAGGGTACACGCCGTAGATCTGAATCA
Proteins encoded in this region:
- a CDS encoding class I SAM-dependent methyltransferase — protein: MLYEPVKDRLIGLAKRSQHLRRVYYVMLNVVFLRSWYVRRTIRRLLTSKGGDAVAVLDAGTGLGQFACYTASRFPAARVHAVDLN